A genome region from Manihot esculenta cultivar AM560-2 chromosome 5, M.esculenta_v8, whole genome shotgun sequence includes the following:
- the LOC110615097 gene encoding 14-3-3-like protein GF14 iota, with protein sequence MSIDKERETQVYMAKLAEQAERYEEMVEYMKKIARLDCELTVEERNLLSVGYKNVIGARRASWRIMSSIEQKEEAKGNENNVKLIKSYRQKVEEELSGICSDILSIIDKHLIPSSASGEATVFYYKMKGDYYRYLAEFKADQERKEAAEHSLKAYEAASAAASTDLPSTHPIRLGLALNFSVFYYEILNSPERACHLAKQAFDEAIAELDTLSEESYKDSTLIMQLLRDNLTLWTSDLPEDGGEDNLKSEESKPTEEKASADKN encoded by the exons ATGTCCATCGATAAGGAGCGAGAAACTCAAGTTTACATGGCAAAGCTCGCCGAACAGGCCGAGCGCTACGAAG AAATGGTtgaatatatgaaaaaaattgcAAGGCTTGATTGTGAGCTCACTGTGGAGGAGAGGAACCTCCTCTCTGTGGGTTACAAAAATGTGATTGGTGCCAGGAGAGCTTCTTGGCGTATTATGTCCTCGATTGAACAGAAGGAAGAGGCTAAAGGAAACGAGAACAATGTAAAACTGATTAAGAGTTATCGCCAGAAGGTAGAGGAGGAACTCTCTGGGATTTGCAGTGATATTCTCTCCATTATAGACAAGCATCTCATCCCTTCTTCTGCCTCTGGGGAAGCCACTGTTTTCTACTACAAGAT GAAGGGTGACTACTATCGCTATCTAGCTGAGTTCAAGGCTGATCAAGAAAGGAAGGAGGCAGCCGAGCATTCGCTCAAGGCTTATGAG GCTGCTTCTGCCGCTGCAAGCACAGACCTTCCTTCAACTCACCCAATTCGTCTTGGCCTTGCACTTAATTTCTCCGTTTTCTACTATGAGATCTTGAATTCTCCTGAGAG GGCTTGCCATTTGGCTAAACAAGCTTTTGACGAGGCAATTGCGGAGTTGGACACCTTGAGTGAGGAATCATACAAGGACAGCACTCTGATTATGCAGTTGTTGAGAGATAACCTTACTCTCTGGACTTCCGACTTGCCTGAAGATGGAG GTGAGGATAACTTAAAGAGTGAAGAATCCAAGCCTACAGAGGAAAA AGCCAGTGCCGACAAAAACTGA